TCGCGAGCCCGGCGCGGCTTATCTGGCCGATCTTTTTACCAAACCCCTCAAGCTGAAGGTCCTTAAAACCGCCCCGATTTACTACGACGCCCCGATGACTCGCAGTCTCGGCGTGCTGCAACCGGGCCAGCTCGTCGAAGTGCAAGCCGTGCTGGAAGACAACCTCCGCGTCGTCGGCAAGGCGCGCCAGGGGCAAGTCGCTGGCTGGCTGCCCGCGTCGTATCTGGAACCGCTCGACCCGGATTTCCTCGTCAAAGTGAAGCAGGCCGCCGTGCGCAAGACGCAGATCGACGCGCTCATCGAGAAAAACGAGGTCGCCATGGGCATGACCGCCGACGAAGTCACCCGCAGCCTCGGCAAGCCGCCGAAAACCCGTCAGCGACAGGACGCCTCGGGCAGCAGCGAAGTCTGGGAATACATCCGCTACGAGCGCGTGCCGCAGCAGACCACCGGCTACGACTCCGCGGGGCGTTACGTGACCGCCACGATTTACGTGAAAGTCCCGAACGGTAAACTCATCGTCAGCTTCGAGAACGGACTCGTCAGCGCCGTCGAGCAAAGCGAAGGCACGCTCCAGCCCGGCAACAAAATCACCATCGTCGCCCCGCCGATCATCATTCGCTAGAGTCGCCTCTAACTCCGCTCACCCGACTCATACAGCCGGCTGTGTCGGACAAACGTGTAAAACGCCGTCGCCGCCGCGATCCAGAATCCGGGGAAGCCATCCAGAAAACCCCGGCGCAAGACATACGCCCGGAAAAATCGCCACCAAGGCCGCGTCACCGCCGCCGCCAGCGACCAGCGTTTCCCCCGAGCCCGGGCCTCCGCCGCGTGCTCGTCGCTGAAGCGATTCATCTTCCGCAGGTAATCCGCCATGTCGGCGAACGAATAATGATGCAAGTCGCCCGCCAGCCGCGCCACGGGGCCGGCCACCTCGATCTTGTCGTGACCGCCGCGTCCGGAAACCGTCGCCGCCACCCGCCGCACGAGGCGCAACTGACGATCCGGATACCAGTCGCCGTGCGTGATCCAGCGTCCGAGAAACCACGTTTTGCGGGCACAACTCGCGCCGACAGTCGTCTCTAACTCGGCTCTGGAAAAAAACTCCCCGATCGACTGCCCCAACTCCGGCGACAGTTCCTCGTCGCAGTCCAGACAGAGCGCCCACGGCTGCGCGGCTTGGGCCAATCCGAACCGACGCTGCTGCGCCATCCCCAGCCAGTCTTGGGAAATGACGCGCGCCCCGGCTGCGACCGCGATCTCCCGCGTGCGGTCGGTCGAGCCCGAGTCCACCACGAGGATTTCCGAGGCGAGGTCCGCCGCGCTGGCCAGCAGACGCGGAAGATTTCTCTCCTCGTTCCGGGCCAGAATAATGAGAGAGAGCGGCAGCGGCATGAGTCGGGTAGCATGGTTATCAGCCCCGCGCCTGACAAGTCGCTTCCGAAATGCGCGCATTCTGCCTAGGTTACGCGCATATCATGCGCACCCTCATTTGCCTCCTGCTCCTCCTCGTCCCCGGCCTCCTGCGCGCTGAGGAAAACCCTCCCGTCCTCGTCGCCACGCTCTCCACGATATTAACCGAAGTCGCCCAGCGCGTCGGCGGCGAACACGTCCGCGTCACCGGCCTCGTCCAGCCCGGCATCGACCCGCACGAATACGAGCCGAAGCCCGCCGACCTCGCCGTCCTCGCCGACGCCCAGCTCATCCTCGCCTCCGGCAAACACCTCGAGGGCTACCTCACCAAGCTCCACCACAGCTCCGGCTCCAGCGGCGTCCTCGTCTCCGTGGGCGACCGGTTTCCCTCCTTGAAAATGCGGCCCGACGACGGGGAAAAACACGGCGAGACGGACCCGAATGGCCTCATCGAAGACCCGCATTGGTGGAACAGCGTGGGCAACGTCCGGCTCGCCACCGACGTCGTTTGCGAGGAACTCATCAAAGTCGATCCCGCCCACGCCGCCGACTACCGCAAAAACGCCGAGACCTACTCCGCCAGCCTCGCCGACCTCCAGAAATGGGCCAAGATTAAGATCTCCGAGCTGCCCCGCGACCAGCGCCGGCTCGTGACCTCGCACGATGCGTTTCAGTATTTCGCGCAGGAATTTGGCTTCACCATTTACGCCATCGAGGGCCTCAGCACCGAGGACGAGCCCTCGAACCGCAAAGTCATCGCCACCATCGACCGCATCCGTCAGGAAGGGGTGAAGGCGGTCTTCGGCGAGTTTGGGAGCAACCCAAAAGTGCTCCAGGCCATCACCCGCGAGAGCGGAGCCAAAGTCGGCGGCGAGTTGTATCCCGACGGCCTCGCCCCCGGCGCCGCCTCCACCTACGAGGGCCTCATCAAACACAACATCACGACGATCGTCGATGGCTTGAAGTAGGCTCGCTCGCCATCGCCACATCCACAGCAGGAAACCCATGGCTCCGTGGGAGCCGAATATCTATAGGACCACCCCGGAAAAAGTTCGGGAGCGCCGTAGGTGCGACATCGGATGGCCTGCACCATGCAATGCCAGTCCCATGGACCTGATTCCATTG
The Chthoniobacterales bacterium DNA segment above includes these coding regions:
- a CDS encoding glycosyltransferase family 2 protein, which codes for MPLPLSLIILARNEERNLPRLLASAADLASEILVVDSGSTDRTREIAVAAGARVISQDWLGMAQQRRFGLAQAAQPWALCLDCDEELSPELGQSIGEFFSRAELETTVGASCARKTWFLGRWITHGDWYPDRQLRLVRRVAATVSGRGGHDKIEVAGPVARLAGDLHHYSFADMADYLRKMNRFSDEHAAEARARGKRWSLAAAVTRPWWRFFRAYVLRRGFLDGFPGFWIAAATAFYTFVRHSRLYESGERS
- a CDS encoding metal ABC transporter substrate-binding protein, coding for MRTLICLLLLLVPGLLRAEENPPVLVATLSTILTEVAQRVGGEHVRVTGLVQPGIDPHEYEPKPADLAVLADAQLILASGKHLEGYLTKLHHSSGSSGVLVSVGDRFPSLKMRPDDGEKHGETDPNGLIEDPHWWNSVGNVRLATDVVCEELIKVDPAHAADYRKNAETYSASLADLQKWAKIKISELPRDQRRLVTSHDAFQYFAQEFGFTIYAIEGLSTEDEPSNRKVIATIDRIRQEGVKAVFGEFGSNPKVLQAITRESGAKVGGELYPDGLAPGAASTYEGLIKHNITTIVDGLK